The following are encoded together in the Geobacter sulfurreducens PCA genome:
- the gmhB gene encoding D-glycero-beta-D-manno-heptose 1,7-bisphosphate 7-phosphatase yields the protein MTGGRRAVFLDRDGTINVEKGYVHQAHEFEFVPGAPEAIRLLNGAGFLVVVVTNQSGVARGYYDEEAVHRLHRFMDAELAKDGAFVDAYYLCPHHPHHGVGPYRIECSCRKPLPGMLTGAARDMDIDLARSYLIGDKMSDVEAGLAAGCTSLLVLTGYGDDECPRVPAGVLVCADILAATRRVIELEGDSV from the coding sequence GTGACGGGTGGCAGACGCGCTGTTTTTCTCGACCGTGACGGCACCATCAATGTTGAAAAGGGCTATGTCCACCAAGCCCATGAATTCGAGTTCGTCCCCGGAGCCCCCGAGGCGATCCGGCTCCTCAACGGAGCCGGTTTTCTCGTGGTGGTGGTGACCAACCAGTCGGGGGTTGCCCGCGGATACTACGACGAGGAGGCGGTGCACCGGCTCCATCGCTTCATGGATGCCGAACTGGCCAAGGATGGTGCCTTCGTCGACGCCTACTACCTTTGTCCCCACCATCCCCACCACGGCGTGGGTCCCTACCGCATCGAGTGCTCCTGCCGCAAGCCCCTGCCGGGGATGCTTACCGGCGCCGCTCGGGACATGGACATTGATCTGGCCCGTTCGTACCTGATAGGCGACAAGATGTCCGACGTGGAAGCGGGGTTGGCTGCGGGCTGTACCTCTCTGCTCGTCCTCACCGGGTACGGTGATGACGAGTGTCCCCGGGTCCCCGCCGGGGTCCTGGTCTGTGCCGACATCCTTGCCGCCACCCGCCGGGTTATTGAGCTGGAGGGAGATAGCGTTTGA